ATAACTTTCTTGTTTTTTAAGCTGAAATCTTAGCGGTTTTATCCAATTTTGTTTGGATTTTTTTATTGTTATACTTTCTTTATTTCTTAGTACAAAAAGAGTTTGTCTAAATCCATTTTGCACTAAAAATTCTTCCTCTATTATTCCCTCTTCTATAGCATTAGCAATTCTTAAATAATCATAAGCTTGGGTTTTTGCCAATTTATAGTCTTTTGTAAACTCTTCAAAACTTTTATATCCATCTAGTTTGTAATATTCATTATCTTTAATCTCTTTTAAAATTTTCATTGTCTCTAATCTAGAACAAATTTCAGATTTAACATTAATTGTTAATTGAGATTTTAACGATTTATACCTAACTATAACATCGTTATCGGCAGATAAATTTCTTTTATTTAATTGTATATTCATATATAAATCACCTCATATTTTTTTCCGGCACCGGAATTATTTTCTATAAAAAACACCTTTTTATATCC
The sequence above is a segment of the Borreliella spielmanii genome. Coding sequences within it:
- a CDS encoding chromosome replication/partitioning protein — its product is MNIQLNKRNLSADNDVIVRYKSLKSQLTINVKSEICSRLETMKILKEIKDNEYYKLDGYKSFEEFTKDYKLAKTQAYDYLRIANAIEEGIIEEEFLVQNGFRQTLFVLRNKESITIKKSKQNWIKPLRFQLKKQESYDFYKKHAKFTSFMMDEIFENQKDFLNKLFKKYKALKG